In Methanobacterium veterum, a single genomic region encodes these proteins:
- a CDS encoding metal-dependent transcriptional regulator — MIEINEDLPKLTKSTEDYIEVMYNLKKVKGTIRVTDIAEKLDFKPSSVVEAVNKISKLKLVSKEKYGEIKLTEMGIQIAEGIIHKHNTLKKFLDVLGVDDKTAEEEACAMEHILSNSTINKIEKFTEFIESGQNKVS, encoded by the coding sequence ATGATTGAAATAAACGAAGATTTACCTAAGTTAACGAAAAGCACTGAAGATTATATTGAAGTGATGTACAACTTGAAAAAGGTTAAAGGAACTATCAGGGTAACTGACATCGCTGAAAAACTTGATTTTAAGCCTTCCAGTGTGGTGGAAGCGGTTAATAAAATTTCCAAGCTGAAACTTGTATCCAAGGAAAAATATGGTGAAATAAAATTAACTGAAATGGGAATACAAATTGCAGAGGGCATTATACATAAACATAACACCCTTAAAAAATTTTTAGATGTTCTGGGTGTTGATGATAAGACCGCTGAGGAAGAAGCATGTGCAATGGAACATATATTAAGCAATTCAACAATTAACAAAATTGAAAAATTTACAGAATTTATTGAGAGCGGTCAAAATAAAGTTTCTTAA
- a CDS encoding methyl-coenzyme M reductase glutamine C-methyltransferase → MAKSIKITVLTPEFYNYGAMLIAGVLKDAGYNVNIQKGFEGIIDADVVLISLHSTIHLLKYREEIEKIKSFKIVGGPVSNSPELVFKYLSVDAVIIGEGEGSTLKILENLEADNHEADQLNKIEGIAFKKGNKIIKTKKTTSSPMIRPLPLIPEDISSENIRGANVYIETHRGCPGNCGFCQVPCFFGRDVRSRTLDDIIIEVKEFLKKGAKRIAISGGTGSLYGSKKFKITDEYAFTELLKEISSLTGPQNLTIPDIRIDMMNDEILEAVKNYTNGWIFFGIESGSDRMLRKMKKGIKVDDIKDAIEAARKHNIKIAGSFIVGYPGESEDDFEATVELADELMLDDYFVSIAEPIPGTPLAEDIIKTPLNENLLFIKSDKYKNYELSIAEERCLNLMLDSYVFRSIPVAMTDNLFKTLLEETKSQGNHIRTVTEMILNGE, encoded by the coding sequence ATGGCAAAAAGCATTAAGATTACTGTTTTAACTCCTGAATTTTATAATTATGGTGCAATGCTCATTGCAGGTGTTTTAAAAGATGCAGGATACAATGTAAATATTCAAAAAGGTTTTGAAGGAATAATAGATGCTGACGTTGTTTTAATAAGTCTTCATTCTACCATACATCTACTCAAATACAGAGAAGAAATTGAAAAAATTAAGAGTTTTAAAATAGTTGGCGGACCAGTAAGTAACAGTCCAGAACTTGTTTTCAAATATTTATCTGTTGATGCAGTTATTATTGGAGAAGGTGAAGGCAGTACCCTCAAAATTCTTGAAAATCTTGAGGCAGATAATCATGAAGCGGATCAACTTAATAAAATTGAAGGTATTGCTTTTAAAAAGGGAAATAAAATAATTAAAACTAAAAAAACAACCTCATCACCTATGATACGTCCATTACCACTAATACCTGAAGACATTTCATCTGAAAACATACGAGGAGCAAATGTATACATCGAAACCCATAGAGGATGTCCAGGTAACTGTGGATTCTGCCAGGTGCCATGCTTCTTTGGAAGAGATGTCAGGAGCAGGACACTTGACGACATTATAATTGAAGTCAAAGAATTTCTTAAAAAAGGAGCTAAACGAATTGCTATAAGTGGTGGGACCGGATCTCTATACGGCAGCAAAAAATTTAAAATTACAGATGAATATGCATTTACTGAGCTTTTAAAGGAAATAAGCAGTTTAACAGGCCCTCAAAATCTTACAATTCCAGATATTCGTATTGATATGATGAACGATGAAATACTGGAAGCTGTTAAAAATTATACCAATGGATGGATCTTTTTTGGCATAGAGTCTGGAAGTGACAGAATGCTGAGGAAGATGAAAAAGGGAATAAAAGTTGATGATATTAAAGATGCCATTGAAGCTGCACGAAAACATAATATCAAGATAGCCGGATCTTTTATAGTCGGATATCCTGGTGAAAGTGAAGATGACTTTGAAGCTACAGTTGAACTTGCCGATGAATTAATGCTTGATGATTATTTTGTAAGTATTGCAGAACCAATTCCAGGAACACCCCTTGCAGAGGATATAATTAAAACACCTTTAAATGAAAATCTGCTGTTTATAAAAAGTGATAAATACAAGAATTACGAATTGAGCATTGCAGAAGAACGCTGCCTTAATTTAATGTTAGATTCATACGTATTTAGAAGCATTCCAGTAGCTATGACTGATAATTTATTTAAAACATTGCTGGAAGAAACTAAATCACAGGGAAACCATATAAGGACTGTAACAGAAATGATATTGAATGGGGAATAA